Proteins found in one Bacteroidales bacterium genomic segment:
- a CDS encoding formylglycine-generating enzyme family protein — MVLLKRMISCILFQLILISVAFSQKSNTKDISKTKKCNFEFPYEMVYVKGGSFMMGCIPDKDPDCYSVEKPLHKVKLNSFYMGKTEVLQQQWKSVMGYNNSYYSSCDSCPVDNVSWIEIQYFIKKLDSLTGKKFRLPTEAEWEYAARGGASSGGYIFSGSDERKEVGWYYLNSGDSTHCPCSLKANELGICDMSGNLWEWCSDWHDGAYYSYSPKKNPQGPVNGTEKIVRGGSWMSGYGSIRCSARAWYLPVYHNANIGFRLCMSKK; from the coding sequence ATGGTATTATTAAAACGAATGATTAGCTGCATTTTATTTCAGTTGATTTTGATTTCTGTTGCGTTTTCTCAGAAGAGTAATACGAAAGATATATCAAAAACAAAAAAATGCAATTTTGAATTTCCTTATGAAATGGTTTATGTAAAAGGAGGTTCTTTTATGATGGGCTGCATACCTGATAAAGATCCCGACTGTTACAGCGTGGAAAAACCGTTGCATAAAGTCAAACTCAACAGCTTCTACATGGGCAAGACCGAAGTTCTCCAGCAGCAATGGAAATCGGTGATGGGTTATAACAACTCTTATTATTCTTCCTGCGACAGTTGCCCCGTTGATAATGTAAGCTGGATAGAGATACAATATTTTATCAAAAAGCTTGATTCATTAACCGGAAAAAAGTTTCGTTTACCTACCGAAGCGGAATGGGAATACGCTGCCAGGGGCGGCGCCAGCAGCGGGGGATATATTTTCTCGGGCAGCGATGAACGCAAGGAAGTGGGGTGGTATTATTTGAACAGCGGCGATTCCACGCATTGCCCCTGCAGTTTGAAAGCTAATGAGCTTGGGATCTGCGATATGAGCGGCAACCTTTGGGAATGGTGTTCGGATTGGCATGATGGTGCATATTATAGTTATTCTCCTAAAAAAAATCCCCAAGGCCCGGTAAATGGTACTGAAAAAATTGTTCGCGGCGGCTCATGGATGAGCGGCTATGGCAGCATACGCTGCAGTGCAAGAGCCTGGTATTTGCCTGTGTACCACAATGCC